The following are encoded together in the Tribolium castaneum strain GA2 chromosome 3, icTriCast1.1, whole genome shotgun sequence genome:
- the LOC656197 gene encoding PHAF1 protein CG7083 isoform X2, protein MLTLNVVPERSLGCEQWEFIVGMHFSQAIAIIQSQVGNIKNVQVLYNDTNPLDIDLVLNLPQDGIRLFFDPISQRLKIIEIYCMKLVKLKYCNLPFNSPEVLPSIEQIEHSFGATHPGVYDSEKELFILNFRGLSFYFPVESKFQSGNTHNLGSLQFPPGSSPLVSRMTIYYGSNIEQACAPELPLSCYHGQLYLQKAEILRGECYTRGVKLSLLAGSNNRRMDSKIQFDREILLGHTAQDVATALGAPNEVFYKSEDKMRIHTPNALRRDADTKSDYFFNYFTLGLDVLFDARSHLVKKLVMHTNYPGHYNFNIYMRCEFKLALNGADIDAYCHWDDICKQLTPSERPVVLNRASSTNTTNPFGSTLCYGYQDIIFEVMPNNLIASLSVYGDGRPYQSESEHA, encoded by the exons ATGCTGACGCTCAACGTTGTTCCTGAACGTTCTTTGGGCTGTGAACAGTGGGAGTTTATTGTAG GAATGCATTTTTCCCAGGCTATTGCAATTATTCAGTCCCAAGTGGGCAACATAAAGAATGTACAAGTCCTCTATAACGATACT AACCCTTTAGACATAGACCTCGTTCTTAATTTACCCCAGGACGGcattagattattttttgaccCCATTTCACAGCGGCTAAAAATAATCGAAATATACTGTATGAAATTAGTCAAGTTAAAATACTG TAACCTCCCATTTAACTCGCCAGAAGTACTGCCATCAATCGAACAAATTGAACACTCATTCGGTGCCACTCATCCAGGAGTATATGATTCGGAGAAGGAGCTATTCATATTGAATTTTCGGGGACTTTCGTTCTATTTTCCAGTCGAATCAAAATTCCAGTCTGGAAACACCCATAATCTGG GTTCTCTCCAATTCCCCCCAGGGAGTTCCCCGCTAGTGTCACGCATGACGATTTACTACGGCTCAAATATCGAGCAGGCCTGCGCCCCCGAACTGCCCCTGTCTTGTTACCACGGCCAATTGTACCTCCAAAAGGCCGAAATTTTGAGGGGCGAGTGCTACACCAGAGGAGTCAAGCTCAGCCTCCTTGCAG GCTCAAACAACCGTCGAATGGACTCAAAAATCCAATTCGACCGTGAGATCCTCTTGGGGCACACGGCCCAAGACGTGGCCACGGCTTTAGGGGCCCCCAATGAAGTCTTCTATAAAAGTGAGGACAAAATGCGGATTCACACCCCCAACGCCCTGCGTCGCGACGCCGACACTAAGAGCGACTATTTCTTCAATTATTTCACGTTGGGATTG GACGTCCTGTTCGATGCCCGTTCgcatttggtgaaaaaattgGTCATGCATACGAATTATCCAGGCCATTACAATTTCAACATTTACATGAGATGCGAATTTAAGTTGGCGCTGAATGGCGCCGATATCGACGCCTACTGCCATTGGGACGATATCTGTAAACAACTGACGCCAAGTGAACGACCGGTTGTCTTAAATAGGGCTAGCTCCACTAATACGACCAATCCGTTCGGGAGCACCTTGTGCTATGGCTATCAGGATATCATCTTCGAG GTGATGCCCAACAACCTGATCGCCTCCTTGAGCGTGTACGGTGATGGAAGGCCGTACCAGAGCGAATCAGAGCATGCGTGA
- the LOC656197 gene encoding PHAF1 protein CG7083 isoform X1 — protein MLTLNVVPERSLGCEQWEFIVGMHFSQAIAIIQSQVGNIKNVQVLYNDTNPLDIDLVLNLPQDGIRLFFDPISQRLKIIEIYCMKLVKLKYCNLPFNSPEVLPSIEQIEHSFGATHPGVYDSEKELFILNFRGLSFYFPVESKFQSGNTHNLGSLQFPPGSSPLVSRMTIYYGSNIEQACAPELPLSCYHGQLYLQKAEILRGECYTRGVKLSLLAVNRTVITNKNKLIRPVKEMRFSSNNRRMDSKIQFDREILLGHTAQDVATALGAPNEVFYKSEDKMRIHTPNALRRDADTKSDYFFNYFTLGLDVLFDARSHLVKKLVMHTNYPGHYNFNIYMRCEFKLALNGADIDAYCHWDDICKQLTPSERPVVLNRASSTNTTNPFGSTLCYGYQDIIFEVMPNNLIASLSVYGDGRPYQSESEHA, from the exons ATGCTGACGCTCAACGTTGTTCCTGAACGTTCTTTGGGCTGTGAACAGTGGGAGTTTATTGTAG GAATGCATTTTTCCCAGGCTATTGCAATTATTCAGTCCCAAGTGGGCAACATAAAGAATGTACAAGTCCTCTATAACGATACT AACCCTTTAGACATAGACCTCGTTCTTAATTTACCCCAGGACGGcattagattattttttgaccCCATTTCACAGCGGCTAAAAATAATCGAAATATACTGTATGAAATTAGTCAAGTTAAAATACTG TAACCTCCCATTTAACTCGCCAGAAGTACTGCCATCAATCGAACAAATTGAACACTCATTCGGTGCCACTCATCCAGGAGTATATGATTCGGAGAAGGAGCTATTCATATTGAATTTTCGGGGACTTTCGTTCTATTTTCCAGTCGAATCAAAATTCCAGTCTGGAAACACCCATAATCTGG GTTCTCTCCAATTCCCCCCAGGGAGTTCCCCGCTAGTGTCACGCATGACGATTTACTACGGCTCAAATATCGAGCAGGCCTGCGCCCCCGAACTGCCCCTGTCTTGTTACCACGGCCAATTGTACCTCCAAAAGGCCGAAATTTTGAGGGGCGAGTGCTACACCAGAGGAGTCAAGCTCAGCCTCCTTGCAG TTAACCGCACGGTTATTACCAATAAGAACAAATTAATTAGGCCGGTAAAAGAGATGAGGTTTA GCTCAAACAACCGTCGAATGGACTCAAAAATCCAATTCGACCGTGAGATCCTCTTGGGGCACACGGCCCAAGACGTGGCCACGGCTTTAGGGGCCCCCAATGAAGTCTTCTATAAAAGTGAGGACAAAATGCGGATTCACACCCCCAACGCCCTGCGTCGCGACGCCGACACTAAGAGCGACTATTTCTTCAATTATTTCACGTTGGGATTG GACGTCCTGTTCGATGCCCGTTCgcatttggtgaaaaaattgGTCATGCATACGAATTATCCAGGCCATTACAATTTCAACATTTACATGAGATGCGAATTTAAGTTGGCGCTGAATGGCGCCGATATCGACGCCTACTGCCATTGGGACGATATCTGTAAACAACTGACGCCAAGTGAACGACCGGTTGTCTTAAATAGGGCTAGCTCCACTAATACGACCAATCCGTTCGGGAGCACCTTGTGCTATGGCTATCAGGATATCATCTTCGAG GTGATGCCCAACAACCTGATCGCCTCCTTGAGCGTGTACGGTGATGGAAGGCCGTACCAGAGCGAATCAGAGCATGCGTGA
- the LOC656197 gene encoding PHAF1 protein CG7083 isoform X3 — protein MHFSQAIAIIQSQVGNIKNVQVLYNDTNPLDIDLVLNLPQDGIRLFFDPISQRLKIIEIYCMKLVKLKYCNLPFNSPEVLPSIEQIEHSFGATHPGVYDSEKELFILNFRGLSFYFPVESKFQSGNTHNLGSLQFPPGSSPLVSRMTIYYGSNIEQACAPELPLSCYHGQLYLQKAEILRGECYTRGVKLSLLAVNRTVITNKNKLIRPVKEMRFSSNNRRMDSKIQFDREILLGHTAQDVATALGAPNEVFYKSEDKMRIHTPNALRRDADTKSDYFFNYFTLGLDVLFDARSHLVKKLVMHTNYPGHYNFNIYMRCEFKLALNGADIDAYCHWDDICKQLTPSERPVVLNRASSTNTTNPFGSTLCYGYQDIIFEVMPNNLIASLSVYGDGRPYQSESEHA, from the exons ATGCATTTTTCCCAGGCTATTGCAATTATTCAGTCCCAAGTGGGCAACATAAAGAATGTACAAGTCCTCTATAACGATACT AACCCTTTAGACATAGACCTCGTTCTTAATTTACCCCAGGACGGcattagattattttttgaccCCATTTCACAGCGGCTAAAAATAATCGAAATATACTGTATGAAATTAGTCAAGTTAAAATACTG TAACCTCCCATTTAACTCGCCAGAAGTACTGCCATCAATCGAACAAATTGAACACTCATTCGGTGCCACTCATCCAGGAGTATATGATTCGGAGAAGGAGCTATTCATATTGAATTTTCGGGGACTTTCGTTCTATTTTCCAGTCGAATCAAAATTCCAGTCTGGAAACACCCATAATCTGG GTTCTCTCCAATTCCCCCCAGGGAGTTCCCCGCTAGTGTCACGCATGACGATTTACTACGGCTCAAATATCGAGCAGGCCTGCGCCCCCGAACTGCCCCTGTCTTGTTACCACGGCCAATTGTACCTCCAAAAGGCCGAAATTTTGAGGGGCGAGTGCTACACCAGAGGAGTCAAGCTCAGCCTCCTTGCAG TTAACCGCACGGTTATTACCAATAAGAACAAATTAATTAGGCCGGTAAAAGAGATGAGGTTTA GCTCAAACAACCGTCGAATGGACTCAAAAATCCAATTCGACCGTGAGATCCTCTTGGGGCACACGGCCCAAGACGTGGCCACGGCTTTAGGGGCCCCCAATGAAGTCTTCTATAAAAGTGAGGACAAAATGCGGATTCACACCCCCAACGCCCTGCGTCGCGACGCCGACACTAAGAGCGACTATTTCTTCAATTATTTCACGTTGGGATTG GACGTCCTGTTCGATGCCCGTTCgcatttggtgaaaaaattgGTCATGCATACGAATTATCCAGGCCATTACAATTTCAACATTTACATGAGATGCGAATTTAAGTTGGCGCTGAATGGCGCCGATATCGACGCCTACTGCCATTGGGACGATATCTGTAAACAACTGACGCCAAGTGAACGACCGGTTGTCTTAAATAGGGCTAGCTCCACTAATACGACCAATCCGTTCGGGAGCACCTTGTGCTATGGCTATCAGGATATCATCTTCGAG GTGATGCCCAACAACCTGATCGCCTCCTTGAGCGTGTACGGTGATGGAAGGCCGTACCAGAGCGAATCAGAGCATGCGTGA
- the Dysb gene encoding dysbindin produces MLSSIKDKLLNVTKTVPLFSTNSDRGHVQCEVNSNAGSEILSHYQAEWQALHNQSEQNAKKAEEAATEIAKITNKIERDKKSLSVMTHLLAHSNLNLNLVNCTKQIEKLYDSFREVEEELVQLEDLIETVEFENMKKQHRYHLQQYKVRKEESLKAFEASLKEKHEKAVAEFDLKKKKELEERQQVFHEAFKSDLEIYKNSGTIPKLDLPKKQPSALLEEIQVDFDESELDQFLSK; encoded by the exons ATGTTGTCGTCAATCAAAGATAAGCTGTTAAATGTCACCAAAACCGTACCTTTATTCAGTACAAATAGCGACAGGGGACACGTGCAGTGCGAGGTAAATTCGAACGCTGGCAGCGAGATTTTGAGTCATTACCAAGCCGAGTGGCAAGCTTTACACAACCAAAGTGAACAAAATGCCAAAAAGGCCGAAGAAGCGGCGACGGAAATCGCCAAAATCACCAACAAAATCGAACGCGATAAGAAGAGCTTAAGTGTGATGACACACCTGTTGGCGCACTCGAACTTAAATCTAAACCTTGTTAATTGTACAAAACAAATCGAGAAACTTTACGATAGCTTTAGGGAAGTTGAGGAGGAACTGGTGCAGTTGGAGGACTTGATCGAAACTGTCGAGTTCGAGAATATGAAAAAACAACACCGGTATCATTTGCAACAGTACAAAGTGCGGAAAGAGG AGTCTTTGAAGGCGTTTGAGGCCTCTCTTAAGGAAAAACACGAGAAAGCAGTTGCAGAATTTGACttgaaaaagaagaaagaacTAGAGGAGCGGCAACAAGTGTTTCACGAGGCCTTCAAGAGCGACTTAGAGATTTACAAAAACTCGGGCACCATCCCCA AGTTAGATCTTCCAAAGAAGCAGCCAAGTGCCTTACTTGAGGAAATCCAGGTGGATTTTGACGAAAGTGAGTTGGACCAATTCTTGTCGAAATAG
- the LOC103313546 gene encoding uncharacterized protein LOC103313546 isoform X2, translating to MSYAANSALNETLAQSGEPTEAWEMPEVRELYKWFLKQPEDDFYRVDRRYESPLLNVKGFEDKILKIQITEDRVKNIWNSDFYQIGEPRIKNEQIIVNFFTSPMSNVFLFDNETGYDYEWFRHISLTKDFDQLEQLSTSFKDQINSIAKFMSSSNEPPPPSEPISTEILYSEVLQGLSPSRKLLSSFKCDHNNKDETSSTSQESFTNYTILNQKAGQEDGKQARHYKPSQVDSVQRNTRASVHPCVQQAYFYSPAVQRWSYYPTQVFTSSWVAQSPVVNRLFGASPVTIASESENQVEGEEHQVSTSISEELEIQALEQYSNSNENFYQELERQAAEQYANSPE from the exons ATGTCATACGCTGCGAACAGTGCCCTTAATGAAACACTCGCACAGAGTGGAGAACCGACGGAAGCCTGGGAGATGCCCGAAGTGAGGGAGCTGTACAAGTGGTTCTTGA AACAGCCTGAAGATGATTTTTACAGAGTTGACAGACGGTATGAATCGCCGTTGCTCAACGTCAAAGGCTTCGAAGAcaagattttgaaaatacaaatcaCCGAAG ACAGAGTTAAAAATATCTGGAACAGCGATTTTTACCAAATCGGTGAACCCCGCATTAAAAACGAGCAAATCATAGTTAATTTCTTTACGTCCCCGATGAGCAACGTGTTTCTTTTCGACAATGAGACAGGGTATGACTACGAGTGGTTCCGGCACATCTCCCTTACCAAAGATTTTGACCAATTGGAG CAACTGTCAACCTCATTTAAGGACCAGATTAATTCGATAGCAAAGTTTATGAGTAGTAGCAACGAGCCTCCACCTCCAAGCGAGCCAATCTCAACTGAAATTTTATACTCGGAGGTGCTCCAAGGTCTATCGCCCAGTCGCAAGCTTTTATCTTCGTTCAAATGCGATCACAATAACAAGGACGAAACGTCGTCAACTAGCCAGGAAAGCTTCACAAACTACACGATTTTGAACCAGAAAGCGGGGCAAGAAGACGGGAAGCAAGCCAGGCATTATAAGCCAAGTCAAGTGGATTCAGTTCAGCGCAATACGCGGGCTAGTGTCCACCCTTGCGTGCAACAAGCGTATTTTTACTCGCCGGCTGTCCAACGGTGGAGTTATTACCCCACGCAGGTTTTTACGTCCAGTTGGGTTGCACAAAGTCCGGTGGTTAACCGACTTTTCGGGGCTTCACCGGTTACTATCGCCTCCGAAAGCGAGAACCAGGTGGAAGGGGAGGAGCACCAAGTCTCGACGAGTATTTCCGAAGAGTTGGAAATACAAGCCTTGGAGCAGTACAGCAACTCGAACGAGAATTTTTACCAAGAGTTGGAGAGGCAAGCGGCTGAGCAGTACGCGAACTCGcccgaataa
- the LOC103313546 gene encoding uncharacterized protein LOC103313546 isoform X1, whose protein sequence is MNVRERLKEAYESVSFSADRTWASVPTAFHACNLDLHLTEKVLQSQKLHRFRPRTVREAIPKSRLAQYVNCVYNESREMSYAANSALNETLAQSGEPTEAWEMPEVRELYKWFLKQPEDDFYRVDRRYESPLLNVKGFEDKILKIQITEDRVKNIWNSDFYQIGEPRIKNEQIIVNFFTSPMSNVFLFDNETGYDYEWFRHISLTKDFDQLEQLSTSFKDQINSIAKFMSSSNEPPPPSEPISTEILYSEVLQGLSPSRKLLSSFKCDHNNKDETSSTSQESFTNYTILNQKAGQEDGKQARHYKPSQVDSVQRNTRASVHPCVQQAYFYSPAVQRWSYYPTQVFTSSWVAQSPVVNRLFGASPVTIASESENQVEGEEHQVSTSISEELEIQALEQYSNSNENFYQELERQAAEQYANSPE, encoded by the exons ATGAACGTAAGGGAACGTCTGAAAGAGGCATATGAGAGCGTTTCTTTCAGTGCCGATAGAACCTGGGCAAGCGTGCCAACGGCATTCCACGCGTGTAACTTG GATTTGCACTTGACTGAAAAGGTCCTGCAAAGTCAGAAGTTGCATCGATTTCGGCCTCGCACCGTCAGAGAGGCGATTCCGAAGAGCAGATTGGCTCAGTATGTGAATTGCGTCTACAATGAGTCGAGGGAAATGTCATACGCTGCGAACAGTGCCCTTAATGAAACACTCGCACAGAGTGGAGAACCGACGGAAGCCTGGGAGATGCCCGAAGTGAGGGAGCTGTACAAGTGGTTCTTGA AACAGCCTGAAGATGATTTTTACAGAGTTGACAGACGGTATGAATCGCCGTTGCTCAACGTCAAAGGCTTCGAAGAcaagattttgaaaatacaaatcaCCGAAG ACAGAGTTAAAAATATCTGGAACAGCGATTTTTACCAAATCGGTGAACCCCGCATTAAAAACGAGCAAATCATAGTTAATTTCTTTACGTCCCCGATGAGCAACGTGTTTCTTTTCGACAATGAGACAGGGTATGACTACGAGTGGTTCCGGCACATCTCCCTTACCAAAGATTTTGACCAATTGGAG CAACTGTCAACCTCATTTAAGGACCAGATTAATTCGATAGCAAAGTTTATGAGTAGTAGCAACGAGCCTCCACCTCCAAGCGAGCCAATCTCAACTGAAATTTTATACTCGGAGGTGCTCCAAGGTCTATCGCCCAGTCGCAAGCTTTTATCTTCGTTCAAATGCGATCACAATAACAAGGACGAAACGTCGTCAACTAGCCAGGAAAGCTTCACAAACTACACGATTTTGAACCAGAAAGCGGGGCAAGAAGACGGGAAGCAAGCCAGGCATTATAAGCCAAGTCAAGTGGATTCAGTTCAGCGCAATACGCGGGCTAGTGTCCACCCTTGCGTGCAACAAGCGTATTTTTACTCGCCGGCTGTCCAACGGTGGAGTTATTACCCCACGCAGGTTTTTACGTCCAGTTGGGTTGCACAAAGTCCGGTGGTTAACCGACTTTTCGGGGCTTCACCGGTTACTATCGCCTCCGAAAGCGAGAACCAGGTGGAAGGGGAGGAGCACCAAGTCTCGACGAGTATTTCCGAAGAGTTGGAAATACAAGCCTTGGAGCAGTACAGCAACTCGAACGAGAATTTTTACCAAGAGTTGGAGAGGCAAGCGGCTGAGCAGTACGCGAACTCGcccgaataa